In one window of Plasmodium cynomolgi strain B DNA, chromosome 13, whole genome shotgun sequence DNA:
- a CDS encoding mannose-1-phosphate guanyltransferase (putative) produces MNALILVGGYGTRLRPLTLTTPKPLISFCNRPILEHQIFNLARCGIREIILAIAYKPTHITSFVDDLEKKYNVKIIYSIEEEPLGTGGPIKLAEKYLSKYDDFFVFNSDIICSFPLLEMMSFHKQSSAPLTILVKEVEDPRAFGVVITEENRITKFEEKPQVPKSSLINAGIYILNKEILNRIPARNTSLEKEIFPQLANENMLYFYRLNKFWADIGKPLDFLKGQALYLEDLEENRERGGREGKGEIAKETNTAKVAATKPITEEFILRDHFLICYGIKDKENGAKSGSKKNLFITFEDMNELDEFAHRKNHLFDEILVYTKVEGNVLISSKTIIEKNCVLGDNVVLGENVTIGEGCRIKNSCVMSNSTVSSYSYIENSIIGSKSRVGSWSRIEGLCVLGENVILKPEIFVNNAFILPFKEVNSSIYEKGAIIM; encoded by the exons ATGAATGCGCTCATACTAGTCGGGGGGTACGGCACGAGGTTAAGACCGCTCACCCTGACGACCCCCAAACCACTAATCAGCTTTTGCAACAGGCCAATACTAGAAcaccaaatttttaatttggcACGATGTGGAATCAGAGAAATAATTTTGGCCATAGCTTATAAACCCACACACATAACGAGCTTTGTGGATGacctggaaaaaaaatacaacgttaaaattatttactcTATTGAGGAGGAGCCCTTGGGCACAGGAGGGCCAATAAAATTGGCAGAGAAGTATTTGAGCAAGTACGAcgatttttttgtcttcaaCTCGGACATTATTTGctccttcccccttctgGAGATGATGAGCTTTCACAAGCAGAGCAGTGCGCCACTAACGATTTTG gtgaaagaagtggaagatCCCAGAGCATTCGGAGTTGTCATAACGGAAGAAAATCGAATTACCAAGTTTGAGGAGAAACCGCAAGTCCCTAAGTCGAGCTTAATAAATGCAGGAATTTACATACTGAACAAAGAAATCTTAAATCGCATTCCCGCGAGGAACACGTCGCTCGAGAAGGAAATATTTCCCCAGCTAGCCAATGAGAACATGTTGTATTTCTACagattaaataaattttgggCTGACATTGGCAAGCCGCTGGACTTTTTAAAGGGACAGGCGTTGTACTTGGAGGACTTGGAGGAGAACAGGGAAAGAGGCGGCAGAGAagggaaaggggaaatagCAAAGGAAACAAATACTGCAAAGGTAGCCGCGACAAAACCCATCACGGAGGAGTTCATCCTGCGCGACCACTTCCTCATATGCTACGGCATAAAGGACAAGGAAAATGGCGCAAAGAGTGGCAGCAAGAAAAATCTATTTATAACATTTGAAGATATGAACGAGTTGGATGAATTCGCGCATAGGAAGAACCACCTCTTCGATGAAATCCTTGTGTACACTAAAGTCGAGGGAAATGTGTTGATTTCATCCAAAACGatcatagaaaaaaattgcgtcTTGGGAGATAACGTCGTTTTGGGAGAAAACGTGACCATTGGAGAAGGATGTCGCATCAAAAATTCTTGCGTCATGAGCAACTCCACCGTCAGTTCGTATTCCTACATTGAGAATTCGATCATTGGCTCCAAGTCGAGGGTTGGAAGCTGGTCGCGCATCGAGGGGCTGTGCGTGCTGGGCGAAAACGTCATTTTGAAGCCcgaaatttttgttaacaaTGCCTTCATCCTGCCCTTCAAGGAGGTCAACAGCTCAATATATGAGAAGGGCGCGATTATTATGTGA